One segment of Treponema pectinovorum DNA contains the following:
- a CDS encoding HEAT repeat domain-containing protein: MKSKKYIASIAFFAVLCAPFFAQSSKNSNESNVESEYLSSVEDVVITELANSEERDNKIVALQYLETAVNEGRATPDMMKALGGLAGEGITTQSRTNGRLMNNFPDIRAKACDILANVKTEESKDTLVKIALADNEPMVITAAIRSLGEIGINNNDEVSETIAWAQKKNAVLNPTSSLALEVLIAYEKIADKVENKGPMIQAVGQIAANYRYVTPVRTRALELLKKLQGSGSSAKNNSNAK; the protein is encoded by the coding sequence ATGAAATCTAAAAAATATATCGCATCAATCGCATTTTTTGCAGTATTGTGTGCTCCATTTTTCGCACAATCATCTAAAAACTCTAACGAGTCAAACGTAGAAAGCGAATACTTAAGCAGCGTGGAAGATGTTGTAATCACAGAACTTGCAAATTCGGAAGAAAGAGACAACAAGATTGTCGCTCTACAATACCTTGAAACCGCTGTAAACGAAGGAAGAGCAACTCCAGATATGATGAAAGCACTGGGCGGATTAGCAGGAGAAGGAATTACAACTCAATCAAGGACAAACGGTCGTTTGATGAACAACTTCCCAGACATAAGAGCGAAAGCTTGCGATATATTGGCAAATGTAAAAACAGAAGAATCGAAAGATACTTTGGTTAAAATCGCACTTGCAGACAACGAACCTATGGTTATCACTGCGGCAATTCGCTCTTTGGGAGAAATCGGAATAAACAACAATGACGAAGTTTCTGAAACAATCGCTTGGGCTCAAAAAAAGAATGCTGTATTAAATCCGACATCTTCACTGGCTTTGGAAGTTTTAATCGCTTATGAAAAAATTGCTGATAAAGTAGAAAACAAAGGTCCAATGATTCAGGCGGTAGGTCAAATTGCAGCAAACTATCGCTATGTAACACCTGTTCGTACAAGGGCTTTGGAATTACTAAAAAAACTTCAGGGTTCTGGTTCTTCAGCAAAAAATAATTCAAATGCAAAATAA
- a CDS encoding Maf family protein — translation MEPIILASSSPRRQEILKLLNIPFRVVLPTFKEEYPLDMQIESIPEFLATRKVDSVARSAPQGTEYPWILGADTIIVHENKILGKPKDQQEAANYIESLQGKTHKVITGLALFNSELHYVSNRTAITEVTFNEMASEEIDWYIETGEWHGVAGGYRIQGIASCFIKKIEGTNSAVMGLPIFELYDMLREQNYSILE, via the coding sequence ATGGAACCCATAATTCTAGCTTCATCTTCTCCAAGAAGACAGGAAATTTTAAAACTTTTGAACATTCCGTTTAGAGTAGTATTGCCAACTTTTAAAGAAGAATATCCGCTAGATATGCAAATAGAATCTATTCCAGAATTTTTGGCAACGAGAAAAGTCGATTCAGTAGCTAGAAGTGCTCCTCAAGGAACAGAATACCCTTGGATTTTAGGTGCAGATACGATAATAGTCCACGAAAATAAAATTTTAGGAAAACCAAAAGACCAACAGGAAGCCGCAAATTACATTGAAAGCCTACAGGGAAAAACTCACAAAGTTATAACAGGGCTTGCCCTTTTTAATAGCGAACTTCACTATGTCTCCAACAGAACTGCAATAACAGAAGTTACATTTAATGAAATGGCTAGCGAAGAAATCGACTGGTATATTGAAACTGGAGAATGGCATGGAGTTGCTGGTGGTTATAGGATACAAGGAATTGCAAGTTGTTTTATAAAAAAAATAGAAGGAACAAACAGTGCTGTTATGGGATTGCCAATTTTTGAACTTTATGATATGCTGCGCGAACAAAATTATTCTATTTTGGAGTAG